GGACGGAACCCTCGCCGAGCTTTCGGAGGTACTCGAAACCGGAGACCTGGTGATCGACGGCGGGAACTCCAGGTTCAGTGATGACCGGGAAGCCTCCCGGCTGCTGGGCCTGAAAGGGATCCGTTTCCTGGACTGCGGCGTTTCCGGGGGTATCCGGGGCCAGGACAACGGGTACGGGCTGATGGTCGGCGGCTCGGCGGAAGATGTGGATCGGGCCATGCCTGTCTTTGACGCCCTCCGCCCGGACGGTGACCGGGCGGAAAGCTTCGTCCACGCCGGCCGTACGGGTGCCGGGCATTACGCGAAGATGGTCCACAACGGGATTGAATATGGGCTGATGCAGTCCTATGCAGAGGGATATGAACTCCTGGCAGCCAAAGACATCATCGAAGATGTTCCGGGTATCCTCGGGGCTTGGCAGCAGGGAACGGTGGTGCGGTCCTGGCTGCTGGAGCTGGCGGTCAAGGCACTGCAGGAGGACCCCGGACTAAGCGGAACCGCCGGCCGGGCTGATGATTCGGGGGAGGGACGCTGGGCTGTGGAAGAGGCCGTGGCCTCGGGCATCCCGGCTCCTGCGATCACGGCCGCCCTGTATGCCAGGTTTGCCTCCCGGCAGCAGGACGCGCCGGCCATGCGGATGGTGGCCGCACTGCGCCGCCAGTTCGGCGGCCATGAGGTGCACAAAGTTGTCCGCCCGGATCCGGACCTGCCGAGCGCGTAAGGTAAAAAGACCGGAACCAACTGAGACCTACAGGATGGGAGAGCACGGAACCGATGTACGTTGACCATCTGTCGCTGACCGGTTTCCGGAGTTATCCCCAGCTGGACGTGCGGCTCGAGCCCGGCGTCACCGTGTTTGTCGGGCCAAACGGAACAGGCAAGACCAACATCGTCGAAGCCATCGGTTACCTGGCCACACTCTCTTCCCACCGGGTTAGCACAGATGCGCCGCTGGTGAACTTCGACGCCGGTCAGGCACTGGTCCGGGCTCGGCTGGTCCGCGGTTCCCAGGCCACCTCGGTGGAATTGGAACTCAACCCTGGCCGCAGCAACAGGGCGCGGATCAACCGTGCCAATCCGGTGCGGGCCCGTGACATTCTCGGCCTGTGCCGCACTGTCCTTTTTGCCCCGGAGGACCTGGCCCTGGTCAAGGGTGATCCGGGCAGCCGCAGGCGGTTCCTCGACGAACTCATTGTTTCCCTGGTCCCCCACCATGCCGCTACGCGTGCCGATTATGAACGGGTGCTGAAACAGCGGAACGCGCTGTTGAAGTCGGCGCGCGCCACGGGCCGTTTCACTGCAGCGCACGAAGCCACGCTCGAGGTATGGGACCAGCACATGGCCGAGGCGGGCGCACGGCTGGTCGCTGCCCGGCTGCAGGCATTGGAACGGCTGCAGCCGCATCTGCAGGCGGCCTACCGGGACCTGACAGACGGTTCAAAGGCGGCAAAGGCGGTTTACCGCTCCACCTTGCAGGGAGCGGTAAACGACGACGGCGCGGTCGAAGGTGCCCAGGACCCCGATGAGCTGTACGCCCTCGGCACGGAGGAACTGACCGAACGCTTCCTGCAGGCCTTTGCCGCCAACCGGCGGCGGGAGATTGACCGCGGCATTTCGCTGGTCGGCCCGCACCGGGACGAGCTGGAACTCATCCTCGGGCAGGCCCCGGCCAAGGGGTACGCCTCGCACGGAGAAACCTGGTCCTTTGCCCTGGCCCTTCGGCTGGGTTCCTACTACCTGCTGACCAGCGACGATCCCACGCCCGGGGCCGGGCCCATCCTGATCCTCGACGATGTATTTGCCGAACTGGATGTGCAGCGCCGGCAGCGTCTTGCCGGAATCGTTGCCGGAGCAGAGCAGGTGCTGGTCACCGCAGCGGTGGGAGATGACATTCCGGAGGCGCTGGCGGGGCGCATCATCACGGTGGTTCCCGGAGGCATCAGTGTGCCCGTCTCCTGACGCAGACAATCCGGACGAACGCCCCGATGCCGCACGCGAACAGCTGAACCGCATGCGCCAGGCCGCACTTGCCCGCGGCAACCAGCGCACGCCGGCAACCCGGCGCAAAACAGGGAAGCGGCAGCAGGGCCCGTTCATCCCGGGCGAATATGTAGGCCGGGACCCGCAGGGCTTGGGCAAGGTGTTCACCCGGTTCGTCAGCGAACGCGGTTGGAACTCCCCCGTTGCCGTCGGATCGGTGATTTCCCGGTGGGAGGAATTGGTGGGAAGCGAGGTCAGTGCCCACTGCAAGCCCGAGTCCTTCCAGGACACCACCGTCCAGGTCCGCTGTGATTCCACGGCCTGGGCCACGCAGCTGCGGTTGCTCCGTGATGCCCTGATTGCCCGCTTCGACTCCGAACTGGGTCCCGGCGTCGTTACCAAGATCGAAGTGATCGGACCCGCGGCACCCAACTGGCGCAAGGGCTTGAGAAGCGTCAAGGGCCGCGGCCCCCGTGATACCTACGGATAAATCCCGGCCGCAGGCCCCGCCGTGATCCACGCCACCCGGCCCTTCTCCGGCAGCGTAATTCGAAGCCTTGCAGGAGCCGGTCAGGGGCTTTGGGACCCCCGGACCGGTATCCGGCCTTATCCGGGGCGGTGCGGTTGGCTGCAAACCGTCATTAGTGGCCTGCCAGAGGGTGTTTTGGGCAGGTTTACGGCTCGCAGCGCGGTAGAATTGACGGTGGAGATGCCTGTCCGCTGGGGAGGCTTCAATTCTGACGAACACAAGAGGAGTCGACAGCACCTGTGGCTAACGACAATGAGATGGACAACTCAGAGGTAACACCAGAGGACCACACCGCCCCGGAAAACTCCACCCCCGTGGAATACGGCGCGAATGAAATTACGGTCCTGGAAGGCCTTGAGGCAGTCCGTAAGCGCCCGGGCATGTACATCGGTTCCACCGGCCCCCGAGGGCTGCACCACCTGGTGTACGAAGTGGTGGACAACTCGGTTGATGAGGCCCTGGCTGGCTACTGCGACCACATTGAAGTGGTGCTGCAGGCCGACGGCGGCGTCAGAGTTACTGATAACGGCCGCGGCATCCCCGTAGACATGCACCCCACCGAGGGCATCCCCACCGTCCAGGTGGTTATGACCATCCTGCACGCCGGCGGCAAGTTCGGCGGCGGCGGGTACGCCGTGTCCGGCGGCCTGCACGGCGTGGGTATTTCAGTGGTCAACGCCCTCTCCGAACGGGTGGAAACCGAAGTACGCCGGCAGGGTTACACCTGGCACCAGAGCTTCGCGAACGGCGGCCACCCCGTGGGTGAACTGCGCCAGGGCGAGGCAACCGAGGAAACCGGCACCACCCAGACGTTCTACCCGGACCCGGAAATCTTCGAAACCACCGAGTTCGACTTTGAAACCCTGCGTGCCCGCTTCCAGCAGATGGCCTTCCTGAACAAGGGCCTGCGGATCCGGCTCACCGACGAGCGGACGCTCGAAGAGGAAACCGAGGAAATCACCGAGGCTCCCGACGGAGCCGGAGACGCGGCGCCGAAGCACCGCATGGTGGACTACCTGTACGCGGACGGCCTCCTGGACTACGTCAAGCACCTGAACTCCTCGAAGAAGGTTGAAGTAGTCCACGACGACGTCATCGCCTTTGAAACCGAGGATTCGGATAAGAAGATGGCCGTGGAGATGGCCATGCAGTGGACCACCGCTTACTCGGAGAGCGTCCACACCTACGCGAACACCATCAACACGCATGAAGGCGGAACGCACGAAGAAGGCTTCCGCGCCGCCATGACGTCGCTGATCAACCGGTACGCCCGTGAGAAGAACATCATCAAGGAAAAGGATGACAACCTCACCGGTGACGACATCCGCGAAGGCCTGACCGCAGTCATCTCGGTCAAGCTGGCCGAACCGCAGTTCGAGGGCCAGACGAAGACCAAGCTTGGCAACTCCGAGGTCAAGGGCTTTGTTCAGCGTGTGGTCACCGACCAGCTCGGCGATTGGCTTGAGCGCAACCCCGGCCCGGCCCGCGACGTCATCCGCAAGTCCATCCAGGCCTCGCAGGCCCGGATGGCTGCCCGCAAGGCGCGTGAATCCACCCGCCGGAAGGGCCTGCTGGAATCCGGCGGCATGCCCGGCAAGCTGAAGGACTGCTCCTCCAAGGACCCGTCCAGGTCCGAAATCTACATCGTGGAAGGTGACTCGGCCGGCGGCTCCGCCGTCCGCGGCCGCAACCCCGAGACCCAGGCCATCCTGCCGCTGCGCGGCAAGATCCTCAACGTGGAACGGGCCCGCCTCGACCGGGCACTGAGCAACGCCGAAGTCCAGGCCATGATCACCGCCTTCGGTGCCGGCATCGGTGAGGACTTCGACGTCGAAAAGGCCCGCTACCACAAGATCGTGCTGATGGCCGATGCAGACGTTGACGGCCAGCACATCACCACGCTGCTGCTGACCCTGCTGTTCCGCTACATGCGTCCGCTGATCGAAAGCGGTTACGTGTACCTGGCCCAGCCGCCGCTGTACCGGATCAAGTGGTCCAACCACGCCCACGACTACGTCTACAGCGACCGGGAACGGGACGAAGTGATTGCCCGCGGTCTGGCCAACAACCAGCGCCTGCCGAAGGAAAACGGCATCCAGCGTTACAAGGGCCTGGGCGAGATGGACTACACCGAGCTCTGGGACACCACCATGGACCCCGAGCACCGCACGCTGCTGCAGGTCACCATGGACGACGCAGCCGCCGTGGACTCGGTCTTCTCGGTCCTCATGGGCGAAGACGTCGAATCCCGCCGCAGCTTCATCCAGCAGAACGCCAAGGATGTGCGCTTCCTGGACATCTAGCGGATTCGCCCAGCCGGCCCCCGCTGCCGGCGAACATGGACTTTAGCGACATAGAACGGAAGCAGAACCAATGAGTGATGAGACTCCCGAGGTAACCGGGGACACGGCTCCCCTGGCCGGGACCGCACTGACCGACAGGGTCGAGCAAATCGACCTGCAGACCGAGATGCAGCGTTCCTACCTTGACTACGCCATGGCTGTCATTGTGGGACGTGCGCTGCCCGACGTGCGCGACGGGCTCAAGCCCGTGCACCGCCGCGTCCTGTACGCGATGTTCGACGGCGGGTACCGCCCGGACCGTTCCTTCAACAAGTGCGCCCGTGTGGTGGGCGAGGTCATGGGCCAGTACCACCCGCACGGCGACTCGGCGATTTATGATGCCCTCGTCCGCCTGATCCAGGACTGGACCATGCGCTACCCGCTGGCCCTGGGCCAGGGCAACTTCGGTTCGCCGGGTAACGACGGCGCTGCGGCGCCGCGGTATACCGAAACGAAGATGGCGCCGCTGGCCATGGAAATGGTCCGGGACATTGACGAGGAAACCGTCGATTTCCAGGACAACTACGATGGCCGCAACCAGGAACCGACCATTCTTCCCTCCCGGTTCCCGAACCTCCTGGTCAACGGTTCCTCCGGCATTGCTGTCGGCATGGCCACCAACATCCCGCCGCACAACCTGCGCGAGGTTGTGGACGGTGTCCAGTGGTACCTGCAGAACCCGGACGCACCGAACGATGTGCTGCTTGAGGAACTGATCCGGCGGGTCAAGGGCCCCGACTTCCCCACCGGCGCCACCATCCTGGGCCACAAGGGAATCGAGGACGCCTACCGCACCGGCCGCGGCTCCATCACCATGCGTGCCGTGGTGAACGTGGAGGAACTCCAGGGCCGTACCTGCCTGGTGGTCACCGAACTCCCCTACCAGGCCAACCCGGACAACCTGGCCGTCAAGATTGCCGAACTGGTCAAGGACGGCAAGATCACCGGCATCGCCGACATGCGCGATGAAACTTCCGGCCGCACCGGCCAGCGCCTGGTGATCGTGCTCAAGCGTGACGCCGTGGCGAAGGTGGTCCTGAACAACCTGTACAAGCACACGCAGCTGCAGGACAACTTCGGTGCCAACATGCTGGCCATCGTGGACGGGGTGCCCCGCACGCTGAGCCTGGATGCCTTCATCCGGCACTGGGTGACCCACCAGCTCGAAGTGATTGTCCGCCGCACCCGGTACCGCCTGCGCAAGGCCGAGGAAGCTGCGCACATCCTGCGCGGCCTGCTCAAGGCCCTGGATGCCCTCGACGAGGTCATCGCCCTGATCCGGCGGTCCTCCACGGTGGAAGATGCACGGACCGGCCTGATGGGCCTGCTGGAAATCGACGAAATCCAGTCGCAGGCCATCCTCGATATGCAGCTGCGCCGCTTGGCTGCCCTGGAACGCCAGAAGATCCAGGACCAGCACGCGAAGCTTGAAGCTGAAATCGCCGAATACAACATCATCCTGGCTTCCGAAGAACGCCAGCGTTCCATTGTCAGCGAGGAACTGCAGGAAATCGCCGACAAATACGGTGACGACCGCCGCACCAAGATCCTCATGGGCTATGACGGCGACATGAGCATGGAAGACCTCATTCCCGAAGAGGAAATGGTGGTCACCATCACCCGCGGCGGCTACGTCAAGCGCACCCGCAGTGACAACTACCGGCAGCAGGCCCGGGGCGGCAAGGGCATCAAGGGCGCCCAGCTGCGCGGGGACGACGTCGTGGAGCACTTCTTCGTCACCACCACCCACCACTGGCTGCTGTTCTTCACCAACCTTGGCCGGGTTTACCGTGCCAAGGCCTACGAACTGGCCGAAGCCGGGCGGGATGCCAAGGGCCAGCACGTGGCGAACCTGCTGGCCTTCCAGCCGGACGAGCACATTGCCCAGGTCCTGGCGCTGCCGGATTACGACGCCGCCCCGTACCTGGTGCTGGCCACTAAGCGCGGCCTGGTGAAGAAGACCCGTCTGGCGGACTACGACACCAACCGCTCTGCCGGCGTTATTGCCATCAACCTCCGCGACGAAGACGAATTGGTTTCCGCCCAGCTGGTCTCCGAAACCGATGACCTGATGCTGGTTTCGCGGCTGGGCCAGTCGCTGCGCTTCACGGCCACCGACGACGCGCTGCGTCCCATGGGCCGTGCCACCTCCGGTGTCACGGGCATGAAGTTCCGTGAGGATGACGAACTGCTGGCGGCCGACGTCGTCACCGAGGACTCCTTTGTCTTCACCGTGACCGAGGGCGGCTACGCCAAGCGCACCAGCGCGGACGAATACCGGGTCCAGGGCCGTGGCGGCCTGGGTATCAAGGTGGGCAAGTACGCCGAGGACCGCGGCCATCTGGTCGGTGCCATGGTGGTCCAGGAAGAAGACGAGGTCCTGGTGGTTATGCAGGGCGGCAAGGTAGTCCGGTCCTCCGTGACCGGTGTGCCCGCCAAGGGCCGCGACACCATGGGTGTTATCTTCGCCAAGCCGGACAAGAATGACCGGATTATCGCCGTTGCGCGGAACTCCGAGCGCGACTTGGCGGTCGAAGAGGACGAAAACTCCGAAGACGGAACATCAGGCACGGCACCGGTAACCGCCGGAACCGAACCTGTGGGGGCCGCAGGCGATGAAGTACCGTTGTCTACAGACGAAACGGCTGGGCGCGATGCACAGTCAGCACAAGATGGAGGTAACGAGTGAGCTCGACCAACTCAAGCCCTAGGTCGTCCTCGGGCGCCGGGCCGCGGGTGAAGACCCCGGCACGGCCGGCCCAGCGCCCTGGGGGAGGTCAGAGCGCAGCGGGGAACCGCCAGCCGCTGGTGAAACCCGTACCCAAGGCCAAAGCCCGCAAGGCCCGGCTACTGGTCAGCAAGATCGATCCCTGGTCCGTCCTGAAGATGGCGTTCCTGCTGTCGGTTGCACTGGGCGTGGTCACCGTGGTGGCAGCCATCGTGCTGTGGACCGTGCTGGACCTGACCGGCATCTTCGACCGGGTTAACACCCTGCTGGGCGAGATTGCCGGCAGCGAGTCCGGCGGCTTCGACCTCCGGGACTTCGCTTCCCTGGGCCAGGTGGTGTCCTTCGCGACCATCATCGCCGTGGTGAATGTGCTGCTGCTGACGGCACTGTCCATGCTGGCCGCCGTGCTCTACAACATTGCCTCCACGCTGGTCGGCGGCATTGGTGTGACCCTCACCGACGACTAGTGTTTTCCGGTTCCGGACGCGCTCCTGCAGCCGCTCCGGAACCGGAAAACAGCCCGATTTGTTCTTCCGGGCAAAGGTACGGTAGAGTCATATCTCGGCCCGAAGAGGTTCGGGGCGTATAGCTCAGGCGGTTAGAGCGCTTCGCTGATAACGAAGAGGTCCCAGGTTCAAGTCCTGGTACGCCCACGGAACACCTTGCAAAAGGTGAACCGGAACGGCAAGGAGGATTCCATGAAGAAGTTGCTGACGGTCATGGCAGCGGCTGCTGCTGGAGTCTTCGCCTATAAGAAGTGGCAGGAAACTGCCGCTGAGAAGACAGTTTGGAAGGAATCGACCGACAAGGTCGGCTAACCGCCAAAAGGTCGAATCTGGTAACCCGGCCGGTAATGGTGGGTTATACTGGATAGGTTCTCATTTCGGGGGCATGGCGCAATTGGTAGCGCACCTGCTTTGCAAGCAGGGGGTTCGGGGTTCGAGTCCCCGTGCCTCCACCGAAAGAATAGACAGAAGGTCCCCGCTCCTTGGAGCGGGGACCTTCTGCGTTAAGCCGCTGTGACTCCCGGAAACAGTCCGGCGCCGGTGCAGGAGCGGGGCTGCACTACTGTTGGCCTGTGAATATTTTCCTGGCCGCAGTGGGTGTCCTGGGCGTGTCCGCGTCCGGGCCCATTATGGCCGCTACGGCTGCCCCCGCCCTTGCCATCGCCTTCTGGCGCAATGCCCTGGGCGCGGTACTCATGGGCGGTCCCGCAGCTTTGGGACGGCGCCGGGAATTCGCACGGCTTGGGGCACGCGAGTACCGGTGGACTGCCGTTGCGGCGGTGGCCCTGGCATTTCACTTCGCCTGCTTCATCACTTCACTGCAGCTGACGTCCGTGGCCGCGGCTACGGCGCTTGTCTGCCTCCAAGCGGGGTGGATCGCCCTGTTTAATGTGCTGCGCGGTATCCGGGTTGCGCCTGTTGTGTTGGCAGGGCTGGCCGCCGCGTTCGCCGGAGTTGTGGTGATTTCCGGCTTTGACCTGGGTCTTTCGCGGGAGGCACTGATCGGGGATGTCCTGGCGGTGGCCGGCGGTGCCCTCGCGGGTGTCTACACCATCGCAGGCGGAAAAGCCCGTGAGTCCATGTCTACGGGCACGTACACCACTCTCTGCTACGGAGCATGCGCCGTGCTGCTCCTGGCGCTCTGTGCGGTCTTCCGGCAGCCGCTGGTCGGCTTTCCGCCGGCGGCGTGGCTGGGGATCCTCGGTGTAACCGTGGTGGCGCAGATCCTGGGCCACTCGGTGTTCAACCACCTGCTGGCTGTCATCAGCCCGTTGGTGGTTTCCATGATTATCCTGCTGGAGATCCCCGGCGCGGCCATCCTGGCGGCGGTGTTCCTGCACGAGCAGCTTCCGGCGGGCACATACGCCGGGCTGGGCCTTATCCTCGCCGGATTAACGGTGGTAGTGGCCGGACAGGGCAGGGCACGACGCCGGCCCGGCACCGAACCTATCCCCCCGGCACCACCGGCCCTGGGCGGAGACGTGCAACCCTAGTTCAGAGAGCAGCCCGGCACATAAGGCCGGAACCAAAACAGGGAGGTCCCCGCCGCAGCGGGGACCTCCCTGTTTTTTCTTGCCGGTATTTTTTCTAACCGGTGTTACTTCTTGCCGGTGTTGTTATCTGAGTGGGCGCCTGAAGGCTTGGCAGCTTCCTTGGCCTCGCCCGCGGCTTCCTTGCTGTGCTTGCCGGCTTCGGATGCCTTGTCGCCGGAACGGGAGGCAGCACGCTCGGCTGCTTCCTTGATACTGGCGACCGTTTCCTTGGTCTCAGAGGAGGCAGCCGCAGCGTTCGTGCCGGCCTTCTCGGCCGGAGTGGAGGCAGCCGCAGCCTTCGGCTTGGGCACCTCGACCGGTGCCGGCGTCGCCGGCTCAGCGGGCTTGGCCGTGGAGGCCCCGGAGGAGGTCCCGGTAGCCGCCGGTGCCGGAGCCGTGGCGGGAGTGGTGGCAGCAGCCGGCTTCGGTGCGGGGGTCTTCCAAGGATCCTCAACCGGACGCGAGGCACGCCAGGCAGCTACGCCGGCGGTGACGGCAGCGGCGATGATGCCGAAGACCAGCCACCCCTTGCCGCCGCCCTTCTGGTTCTTGCGGGCCTGCTTGGCAGCCTGGGCTGCAGCCTTCTGTGCGCGCTTGAGCGCCTTCTTGTTGCCCGTGACCTTGGAAACCGCGGTCTGTACAGGAACGTTGGCTGCCGTCAGGCTGCGCGAAACGCTGTCCGCGGCCACACCGATCCGGGTGGAAAGCGCCGGGAGGTAATCGTCGACGACGCGGTCCTTCGCGGTGTTCAGGGCCGGTGTAGCCCGGTCCAGGGTGCTCTGGATCCGCGGAGCGGCTTCATCCACAGCGTGGCTGATCCGCGGCCCAACCTTCTCAAGCCCGCCTTGGATGCGGGGCGTTACGGTGGCTACGCCCTGGGCAAGCTCGTCAGCAGCACGCTTGATACCGTCCTGGATCTTCGGAGATGCGGTTTCGATCCCCTTCTCAATGCGCGGAACGGCCCAGCCCTTGGCTGCGTCCACCTTGGGCGAAGCCCAGTCGCGGGCCGTTACGAGGCCAGCAGCCACATTGGCTTCAAGGTCATGGGTGATGCGGTCCTTCTTCAAAACTACCTCCCGGGATAGTGTCGTTTCAGCCTTAGCCTACGTGTTCGAGCTGATCTCTGCTATCGGAGGCCGCGGCAGGCCGCGGTTTTCACTGTGCGCTGAACCTGCCGGTTTCCGCCCCTGTGCGCAAGCGCCGTGGAAGAATGTTGTTATGACTGCTATTCCTACAGCAAAAGCGACCATCCACACGTCCATGGGCGATATCCGTATCAACCTGTTCGGCAACCATGCCCCCAAGACGGTCAAGAACTTCGTTGGCCTGGCCACCGGTGAGATCGAGTGGACCGACCCGGCAACGGGTGAAAAGACGAGCCGCCCGCTCTACGACGGTACGATCTTCCACCGCATCATCAAGGATTTCATGATCCAGGGCGGCGATCCCCTGGGCCGCGGCACCGGCGGACCCGGCTACCAGTTCGACGACGAAATCAACCCCGACCTTGATTTCGCCACCCCGTACAAGCTGGCCATGGCCAACGCCGGCATCCAGATGGGACGCGGCACCAACGGTTCGCAGTTCTTCATCACCTCGGTGCCCACCACGTGGCTGCAGGGAAAGCACACCATCTTCGGTGAGGTTGCCGACGACGAGTCCCGCGCATTGGTCGACCAGCTCAATGCGGTCTCCACCGACGGACGCGACAAGCCGACCGAAGACGTGGTTATCAACAGCATTACCGTCGAGCAGCTCTAACCTGTTCGAAGGGTGCCCCGGCCGGACTATCCGGCCGGGGCCTTTCGTCAATCCGGGAGTTTCGAGCAATGTCATATGGAGTGCCGGCCGGAGCGCCGGCGTCGCAGGTTCCAGTGTGTCCGCGCCATCCGGACCGGGTCAGCTATATCCGCTGCCAGCGTTGCGGACGCCCGGCCTGCCCTGAATGCCAGCACAACGCCGCCGTAGGCGTGCAGTGCGTGGATTGCTTTGCCGAACAGAACCGGAAGCAGCCGGCCTACCGCACCGTGTACGGCGGACGCACGGCCCCGGCTGCCGGGACGGGCAAACCGGTAGTAACCATCACCATCATGGCGATTTGCGCCGCTGCCTTCCTCCTGCAGCTGGCGGTCCCCGGCTTTACCTCCGACTTCTGGTACCGGCCGGTCTACACGGACTATGAGCCGTGGAGGATGCTGACGTCTGCCTTCCTGCATTCAGCAGGCGGCTTCGTCCACATTGCTTTCAACCTCTATGCGCTGTGGTTCCTGGGCCGGACGCTGGAGCCGATGTTCGGCCGGGCGCGCTTCGCCCTGCTCTATCTGATCTCGGCCGTAGGCGGCTCGGTGGGCGTTATGTACCTTGCCGACCCCGGAACACCTGTCGTGGGAGCCTCGGGAGCGATCTTCGGGCTCTTCGGTGCACTGTTCGTGGTGATCCGCCAGCGGAGGGGTGAACTGCGTTCCCTGGTGATCCTGCTCCTGCTCAACCTGGTGATGGGCTTTGTCTTCCCGAATATCGCCTGGCAGGCCCACGTGGGTGGACTGGTGACCGGGGCCGCCTGCGCGGCCATCATTGCCTATGCGCCCCGGGGTAAGAACCGGACGGTTGTCCAGTTGCTGGGGCTGGCGGCCATAGCCCTGCTCCTGGTGGTGGCAACCATCCTTTGGCCGTCTCCCGTGTAGCGCTTGCCTGCCCGTGCGTGCCCGCTGTCCTTGTGACGGCGGGCACTGTGCATTAAGGCAAAGTTATCCACAGAGATACCCACAGTGTTAATAACTAACAAGCGTGTAGTTTCTCCTCCGGACCAGCGATCCACAGGGTTATCCATAGCCTGAACGGACTTACACACATGTAATTCCACAGCTGTGGATAACCCGGATCCCTTTGTTTGCGCGGAAGTTGCGGAAGTAACCCACAGAGTTACCCACACCTGTGGATAACTCCGTGCACAACCTGTGAACAACAGGAAAACCGGGGATAACGACTTCAGGCCAACAGAAAGGGCCCTCCGGCTGCGGGTGGCAGCGGGAAGGCCCCTAAGGTTGCGAGGCTGAACGGAGTCAGCGCCAGCGCGTAGTCATCAGAAACCCCACAATGGCAATAGCAAAGCCCACCAGGATGTTGGCGGCACCCAGAGACGGGACGGGGAAGCCTCCCTGGGTGATGTAGTAGGTGATGATCCACAGCAACCCGATGATCATCAGGCCGAACATCACCGGCTTGTACCAAACGGGGTTCGGCTTGGCTGCGGAATTAACACGGGGCTCGGCAGCGGGGCGCGGCGGCTTCTTGCGGGACTTGGACTCAGGCACGGATCCTCCTGGCAGAACCGGCTCTGCGGATGCCGGCGGTTTGTTGGTGGCGGTCTCAGGGGCGGGGACAACACTGCATGGCTGCAGGCGCTGCATGGCACGGCTTCCCGTTCCTGATTATCCTAGCGAATTCCCGGGGCAGAGTATCCTTGGGCACACTAAGCTTCGAAGACCATCCCGCCGAGGAGCGTATGGACCAGTCCCCAGCAGTCCGCGAGGAGCACCGCCCACGCTCCCGCCCGTCCCCCGCGGGCGGCCCGGTACGCATGGTGGTCCACGTCCTAGGGGAAATCCTGGTGACCCTGGGGGTTATCCTGGGCCTGTTTGTGGCCTGGCAGCTGTGGTGGACGGATCTGGAAGCAAACAGGTCCCAGCAGGAGGCCGTGCAGGACCTGTACAAGGATTTTGACCTGCCTCCTGAGGACGCGCCGGCCCCCGCGCCGGCCGGCTACGGCGAACCGGTAGTGATGGAACCGCCGGCTGATGAGGGAACCACTTTCGCGGTCGTTTACGTTCCGCGCTTCGGGGAGGACTATGCGGTGCCGGTCAGCTCGGGTGTGGGTACCCGGGTCCTGGACACGCTGGGACTGGGCCACTACTCCGCCACGGCCATGCCCGGCGGGGTTGGCAATTTTGCGGTGGCCGGACACCGGCAGAGCCACGGCAAGGCCCTGGACGCCATCC
This Arthrobacter sp. zg-Y20 DNA region includes the following protein-coding sequences:
- the gnd gene encoding phosphogluconate dehydrogenase (NAD(+)-dependent, decarboxylating) gives rise to the protein MHIGLIGLGKMGYGMRARLRRNNVDVTGFDRDPVHSDVGSLAEMVAELPVPRIVWVMVPAGDPTDGTLAELSEVLETGDLVIDGGNSRFSDDREASRLLGLKGIRFLDCGVSGGIRGQDNGYGLMVGGSAEDVDRAMPVFDALRPDGDRAESFVHAGRTGAGHYAKMVHNGIEYGLMQSYAEGYELLAAKDIIEDVPGILGAWQQGTVVRSWLLELAVKALQEDPGLSGTAGRADDSGEGRWAVEEAVASGIPAPAITAALYARFASRQQDAPAMRMVAALRRQFGGHEVHKVVRPDPDLPSA
- the gyrB gene encoding DNA topoisomerase (ATP-hydrolyzing) subunit B encodes the protein MDNSEVTPEDHTAPENSTPVEYGANEITVLEGLEAVRKRPGMYIGSTGPRGLHHLVYEVVDNSVDEALAGYCDHIEVVLQADGGVRVTDNGRGIPVDMHPTEGIPTVQVVMTILHAGGKFGGGGYAVSGGLHGVGISVVNALSERVETEVRRQGYTWHQSFANGGHPVGELRQGEATEETGTTQTFYPDPEIFETTEFDFETLRARFQQMAFLNKGLRIRLTDERTLEEETEEITEAPDGAGDAAPKHRMVDYLYADGLLDYVKHLNSSKKVEVVHDDVIAFETEDSDKKMAVEMAMQWTTAYSESVHTYANTINTHEGGTHEEGFRAAMTSLINRYAREKNIIKEKDDNLTGDDIREGLTAVISVKLAEPQFEGQTKTKLGNSEVKGFVQRVVTDQLGDWLERNPGPARDVIRKSIQASQARMAARKARESTRRKGLLESGGMPGKLKDCSSKDPSRSEIYIVEGDSAGGSAVRGRNPETQAILPLRGKILNVERARLDRALSNAEVQAMITAFGAGIGEDFDVEKARYHKIVLMADADVDGQHITTLLLTLLFRYMRPLIESGYVYLAQPPLYRIKWSNHAHDYVYSDRERDEVIARGLANNQRLPKENGIQRYKGLGEMDYTELWDTTMDPEHRTLLQVTMDDAAAVDSVFSVLMGEDVESRRSFIQQNAKDVRFLDI
- a CDS encoding DciA family protein, with amino-acid sequence MCPSPDADNPDERPDAAREQLNRMRQAALARGNQRTPATRRKTGKRQQGPFIPGEYVGRDPQGLGKVFTRFVSERGWNSPVAVGSVISRWEELVGSEVSAHCKPESFQDTTVQVRCDSTAWATQLRLLRDALIARFDSELGPGVVTKIEVIGPAAPNWRKGLRSVKGRGPRDTYG
- the recF gene encoding DNA replication/repair protein RecF, which translates into the protein MYVDHLSLTGFRSYPQLDVRLEPGVTVFVGPNGTGKTNIVEAIGYLATLSSHRVSTDAPLVNFDAGQALVRARLVRGSQATSVELELNPGRSNRARINRANPVRARDILGLCRTVLFAPEDLALVKGDPGSRRRFLDELIVSLVPHHAATRADYERVLKQRNALLKSARATGRFTAAHEATLEVWDQHMAEAGARLVAARLQALERLQPHLQAAYRDLTDGSKAAKAVYRSTLQGAVNDDGAVEGAQDPDELYALGTEELTERFLQAFAANRRREIDRGISLVGPHRDELELILGQAPAKGYASHGETWSFALALRLGSYYLLTSDDPTPGAGPILILDDVFAELDVQRRQRLAGIVAGAEQVLVTAAVGDDIPEALAGRIITVVPGGISVPVS